The following coding sequences lie in one Flagellimonas eckloniae genomic window:
- a CDS encoding HEAT repeat domain-containing protein — MDKEKFELQCMDYMTGTMSEEESKKFKIFLDENVECQTQFDELADTWKMVKELKTPEPSAKMDDTFFNMLNKEVENTIKKSGWSMFLQGLAEIFKPQLAYGMLLLGLGLGIGYYMNSSDSTNTIEVAASNAETDDVRQKLILTLLEQPSANQRLQGVSEANKVGDVDEMVVKALLQTLNKDSNVNVRLAAIESLTNYVDNPLVRQGLVQSIPNQESPILQITLANLMVALQEKASIEPFKQLLKEKQLDTTVKKKIEHSIESII; from the coding sequence ATGGACAAAGAAAAATTTGAGCTGCAATGCATGGATTATATGACGGGGACTATGTCTGAGGAGGAGAGCAAAAAATTCAAAATTTTTTTAGACGAAAATGTTGAATGCCAAACTCAGTTTGATGAGTTGGCGGATACTTGGAAGATGGTGAAGGAATTGAAAACCCCTGAACCTTCTGCGAAAATGGACGATACTTTTTTTAATATGCTCAACAAAGAAGTGGAGAATACGATTAAGAAAAGCGGTTGGAGTATGTTTTTACAAGGATTGGCAGAAATTTTTAAACCGCAATTGGCTTATGGTATGCTTTTGTTGGGGCTGGGCCTAGGAATTGGATATTATATGAATTCTTCTGACAGTACGAATACAATTGAAGTTGCTGCGTCCAATGCGGAAACGGATGATGTGCGTCAAAAGTTGATCCTTACCCTTTTAGAACAGCCTTCTGCTAATCAGCGATTGCAAGGAGTTAGTGAGGCTAATAAAGTTGGAGATGTTGATGAAATGGTGGTCAAAGCGTTGTTGCAAACCTTAAATAAGGATTCTAATGTAAATGTTAGATTGGCAGCAATAGAGTCGTTGACCAATTATGTGGACAATCCATTGGTTCGTCAGGGATTGGTACAGTCAATACCTAATCAAGAATCCCCAATCTTGCAGATAACATTGGCAAATCTTATGGTTGCCTTACAAGAAAAAGCATCAATAGAACCATTTAAACAACTATTAAAGGAAAAACAATTGGATACTACGGTCAAGAAAAAAATAGAGCATTCTATAGAATCAATAATCTAG
- a CDS encoding efflux RND transporter permease subunit yields MVAKLTKGFWPKVASIILRNRILILLGVAAFTVFLGLQWKNMQFSNTEANILPDDHPATIQYNAFKNIFGEEGNAIVLAIRDSSLFTPDKFNRWNKLSKQLEAFPEIDFVISTDNLKVLVKDNDKQEFVMKPYIENQPETKEEVEKLKNHLFNELPFYDNLIYNPESGTIQTIAYLDKDIMNTAVRNEFILNDLADLVDSFEEETSLDVRVSGMPYIRTWNTKSIVDEIGIFIVAALLVTSIIFFFFFRSFRATLISMCVVIIGVMWAFGILGLLRYEITILTALIPPLIIVIGIPNCIFLINKYQQEVKKHGNQALSLQRVISKIGNATLMTNITTASGFATFIILDSDLLKEFGIVASINIIGIFILSLLIIPIVYSFMPLPKNKHLKHLNKKWIDIFVNWMERMVRHHRIGVYITSVIVLVLSIVGIYQIEITGSRIEDLPKDTHYFKDIRFFEEEFDGIMPMEIVVDTKKKNGAIKPATLRRMDQLGTIIEETPELSKPISLVNLIKYSKQAFYNGIPKYYQLPTSQENTFIMDVARKSSNDGNILESFVDSTGQTARITTYLRDVKIDRMEEIEQDMQQSIAKLFPAERFNVFITGKALLFLKGTKYLVKNLLLSLALAIGLISLFMAYLFRSFRMIIISLVPNLLPLVITAGLMGYLGVPIKPSTILVFSIAFGISVDDTIHFLAKYRQELAANRWQIKKSVYAALRETGVSMFYTSIVLFFGFSVFIISSFGGTKALGGLVSATLLFAMLANLVLLPSLLLSLERSIANKEVLKKPQIDILPKDEVNLKDK; encoded by the coding sequence ATGGTAGCGAAGCTCACTAAAGGATTTTGGCCAAAGGTCGCAAGCATTATTCTAAGGAATAGAATCCTTATTCTTCTTGGCGTTGCCGCTTTTACGGTTTTTTTGGGCCTTCAGTGGAAAAACATGCAGTTTTCCAATACCGAAGCCAATATTCTGCCAGATGATCATCCAGCCACCATACAATACAATGCCTTTAAAAATATTTTTGGTGAAGAAGGAAATGCAATAGTTCTTGCCATTAGGGATTCATCCCTATTTACCCCAGATAAATTTAACCGTTGGAATAAACTAAGCAAGCAACTTGAGGCATTTCCAGAAATAGATTTTGTAATATCTACGGACAACCTAAAAGTTTTGGTAAAGGATAATGATAAACAAGAGTTTGTCATGAAACCCTATATTGAGAATCAGCCAGAAACCAAAGAGGAGGTGGAAAAGCTTAAAAATCACCTTTTCAATGAGCTTCCATTTTACGACAATCTTATTTATAATCCGGAAAGCGGAACCATACAGACCATTGCCTATTTGGACAAGGATATTATGAACACCGCTGTTCGGAATGAGTTTATCCTTAACGATCTTGCGGATCTTGTTGACAGTTTTGAAGAAGAAACCAGTCTTGATGTACGCGTATCTGGCATGCCTTATATACGTACTTGGAACACAAAATCCATTGTTGATGAAATTGGAATCTTTATCGTTGCAGCATTACTGGTTACCTCAATCATATTTTTCTTCTTTTTCAGAAGTTTTAGGGCCACTTTAATTTCAATGTGCGTAGTAATTATTGGTGTTATGTGGGCCTTTGGAATCTTAGGTCTCTTACGTTATGAAATCACGATTCTTACGGCGCTTATCCCTCCTCTAATTATTGTAATAGGGATTCCCAACTGCATTTTCCTAATCAACAAATACCAGCAAGAGGTCAAAAAACATGGAAATCAGGCGCTATCATTGCAACGTGTCATTTCCAAAATTGGCAACGCCACCCTTATGACCAATATTACCACGGCTTCGGGTTTTGCGACATTCATTATTCTGGATAGTGACCTACTTAAGGAATTTGGCATTGTAGCCTCAATAAACATTATCGGCATTTTTATCTTATCGCTGTTGATTATCCCAATTGTCTACAGCTTTATGCCACTTCCAAAGAACAAACATTTAAAACATCTCAATAAAAAATGGATTGACATCTTTGTCAATTGGATGGAACGGATGGTTCGGCATCACCGCATAGGTGTTTATATTACCTCTGTCATCGTTTTGGTATTGAGTATTGTTGGAATTTATCAAATAGAGATTACAGGGAGTAGGATTGAAGATTTGCCCAAAGACACGCATTATTTTAAAGATATCCGCTTTTTTGAGGAAGAGTTTGATGGAATTATGCCCATGGAGATTGTGGTAGACACCAAGAAAAAGAATGGAGCCATAAAACCTGCAACTTTAAGACGAATGGATCAATTGGGGACAATTATTGAGGAAACACCGGAACTTTCCAAACCAATATCCTTGGTAAATCTAATTAAGTATTCCAAACAGGCTTTCTATAATGGAATCCCTAAATATTACCAATTACCAACATCACAGGAAAATACATTTATAATGGATGTGGCCAGAAAATCTTCCAATGATGGAAACATTCTGGAAAGCTTTGTGGATAGTACGGGTCAAACAGCACGCATAACAACCTATTTACGCGATGTTAAAATTGATCGCATGGAAGAAATTGAGCAAGACATGCAACAATCTATTGCCAAACTTTTTCCCGCCGAACGGTTTAACGTCTTTATTACAGGAAAAGCGTTGTTGTTTTTAAAGGGAACTAAATATCTGGTCAAAAATTTATTGCTTTCATTGGCACTAGCCATCGGACTAATTTCCCTGTTTATGGCTTATTTGTTCCGTTCCTTTAGAATGATCATAATTTCCTTGGTTCCTAACCTCCTTCCATTGGTAATTACGGCAGGATTAATGGGCTATCTTGGAGTTCCTATAAAACCCTCAACAATTCTAGTATTCAGTATTGCATTTGGTATTTCCGTGGATGATACAATTCATTTTCTCGCAAAGTACAGGCAAGAACTGGCCGCAAATCGATGGCAAATTAAAAAATCTGTTTACGCCGCACTTCGTGAAACCGGTGTAAGCATGTTCTACACTTCCATTGTACTTTTCTTTGGGTTCTCCGTTTTTATAATTTCAAGTTTTGGCGGAACAAAAGCTTTGGGTGGATTGGTTTCGGCTACTTTACTTTTTGCGATGCTTGCCAATCTTGTTTTACTTCCATCGCTATTGCTTTCGTTGGAAAGAAGTATTGCCAACAAGGAAGTACTCAAAAAACCACAGATAGATATCTTACCAAAAGACGAGGTTAACCTCAAAGACAAATAG
- a CDS encoding DUF4097 family beta strand repeat-containing protein, whose product MKKIILLIAIVFFTSNLSAQEKSINLFSVPLSNPISPGKLVIDQISGSINVAAYEGKEVVVKASFGSEKHHYKEKNNREGMKRIEGSSLNIGAEEKNNVVHIINEQWNKITNLDVKVPKNFSLKLSTVNDGNISVKGVNGEMEISNVNGEITLESVSGSASTDTVNGDIKVEFNSIDSDANMAFSSLNGDVEIIFPSSLKADVKAKSDMGEIFTDFDMQVVVNKPEVNKNSSSGTYKVKLEQWVRGKINGGGPEMLFKTFNGDILIKSK is encoded by the coding sequence ATGAAAAAAATAATACTACTAATTGCAATTGTATTTTTTACAAGTAATTTATCGGCACAAGAAAAAAGTATAAATCTATTTTCGGTTCCTTTAAGTAATCCAATCAGTCCAGGAAAATTGGTCATAGATCAAATCTCTGGTTCTATAAACGTAGCAGCTTACGAAGGGAAAGAAGTGGTTGTAAAGGCATCCTTTGGGAGTGAAAAACATCATTATAAAGAAAAGAATAATCGAGAGGGTATGAAGCGCATTGAAGGTTCCTCTTTAAATATAGGTGCGGAGGAAAAGAACAATGTTGTCCACATCATTAATGAACAATGGAATAAGATTACGAATTTGGATGTGAAGGTTCCTAAGAATTTTTCACTTAAACTATCTACCGTCAATGATGGCAATATTTCCGTTAAAGGAGTTAATGGAGAAATGGAGATAAGTAACGTTAATGGTGAAATAACTCTGGAGTCAGTAAGTGGTTCCGCTTCCACAGATACTGTTAATGGAGATATTAAGGTTGAATTCAATAGTATTGATAGCGATGCCAATATGGCTTTTAGTAGTTTAAATGGTGATGTAGAGATTATCTTTCCAAGCTCATTAAAAGCTGATGTAAAGGCAAAGTCCGATATGGGAGAGATATTTACAGATTTTGATATGCAGGTTGTAGTAAATAAACCTGAAGTGAATAAAAATAGCTCATCAGGCACATATAAAGTTAAGCTGGAACAGTGGGTGAGGGGGAAGATAAATGGGGGTGGCCCGGAAATGCTCTTTAAAACTTTTAATGGCGATATTTTGATAAAGTCGAAATAA
- the frr gene encoding ribosome recycling factor, translating into MNEEVTFIIDSTKESMDGSIAHLEKALIKIRAGKASPVMLSTVMIEYYGSVTPLSQVSNINTPDARTISVQPWEKSILQDIETAITNSNLGFNPMNNGEMIIINVPPLTEERRVQLVKQAKAEAEDAKVSIRSARQEANKELKGLEISEDLQKNAEVDVQELTDSYSKKVDAIFAVKEAEIMKV; encoded by the coding sequence ATGAACGAAGAAGTAACTTTTATCATTGACAGTACTAAGGAAAGTATGGATGGCAGTATTGCTCATTTGGAAAAGGCTTTGATCAAGATACGTGCAGGTAAAGCTAGTCCAGTAATGCTATCAACAGTTATGATAGAATATTATGGGTCCGTAACACCTCTTTCACAAGTATCAAACATTAATACTCCAGATGCACGGACTATTTCCGTACAGCCTTGGGAAAAAAGCATCCTTCAAGATATAGAGACAGCCATTACAAATTCCAACTTGGGTTTTAACCCTATGAACAATGGTGAAATGATTATAATCAACGTTCCGCCATTAACCGAAGAACGTAGGGTGCAATTGGTAAAACAGGCAAAGGCTGAAGCTGAAGATGCAAAAGTAAGTATCCGAAGTGCCAGACAGGAAGCCAATAAGGAGCTTAAAGGTTTGGAAATCTCCGAAGACCTACAAAAAAATGCCGAGGTGGATGTTCAAGAGCTCACAGATAGCTATAGCAAAAAAGTTGATGCCATTTTTGCAGTGAAGGAAGCCGAAATAATGAAGGTTTAA
- the rpsB gene encoding 30S ribosomal protein S2, whose amino-acid sequence MASKIEVKDLLQAGVHFGHLTRKWNPNMSPYIYMERNGIHVINLYKTVAKIEEANQALKKIAASGRKILFVATKKQAKDIVAEKVSNVNMPYITERWPGGMLTNFVTIRKAVKKMAAIDRMKKDGTFKTLSKKERLQVDRLRAKLEKNLGSISEMTRLPGAIFIVDTMREHIAVKEAQKLNIPIFAIVDTNSDPRPIDYVIPANDDAGKSIEAIMTQVTNAVAEGLAERKSDKQEEKPAAAKEAPEAKTEAPKETKKEVVAEEEAPVTEVAEPIAEKVEEVVAEVEVKEEVKAEEKKPKKAEKSKADDLTKIEGAGPKAAEALVNSGIDTFAELAKADPEKIKEILTEASSRMAHLDPTSWPKQAKMAADGKWDELKEWQDNAKGGVE is encoded by the coding sequence ATGGCAAGTAAAATTGAAGTTAAAGACTTATTACAAGCAGGTGTGCATTTTGGACACCTAACAAGAAAATGGAATCCTAATATGTCTCCGTATATCTATATGGAGCGTAACGGAATCCACGTTATCAATCTCTACAAAACAGTTGCAAAAATTGAGGAAGCCAATCAGGCCCTTAAAAAAATTGCCGCATCCGGAAGAAAAATTCTTTTTGTAGCCACAAAAAAACAAGCAAAGGATATTGTTGCTGAAAAAGTATCCAATGTAAACATGCCTTATATCACCGAAAGGTGGCCAGGTGGTATGTTGACCAACTTTGTTACCATTCGTAAAGCTGTTAAGAAAATGGCCGCTATTGATCGAATGAAAAAGGATGGTACATTTAAAACGCTTTCCAAAAAAGAAAGACTTCAAGTTGATCGTTTGAGAGCAAAATTGGAAAAAAACTTAGGGTCTATTTCAGAAATGACACGATTACCTGGTGCTATTTTTATAGTAGACACCATGCGTGAACACATTGCGGTAAAAGAAGCTCAAAAATTGAACATTCCTATTTTCGCAATAGTTGACACCAATTCTGACCCAAGACCTATCGATTATGTTATTCCAGCAAATGATGATGCCGGAAAATCTATCGAAGCAATCATGACACAGGTTACCAATGCCGTTGCCGAAGGTTTGGCAGAACGTAAAAGTGACAAGCAAGAAGAAAAGCCAGCGGCGGCCAAAGAAGCTCCTGAGGCCAAAACTGAAGCACCAAAAGAAACAAAGAAAGAAGTAGTAGCTGAAGAAGAGGCTCCAGTGACTGAAGTAGCTGAACCTATTGCAGAAAAAGTAGAAGAGGTCGTTGCCGAAGTTGAAGTTAAGGAAGAAGTTAAAGCAGAGGAGAAAAAACCGAAGAAAGCGGAAAAGTCCAAGGCCGATGACCTTACCAAGATTGAAGGTGCCGGACCAAAAGCGGCTGAAGCTTTAGTAAACAGCGGTATAGATACTTTTGCTGAACTTGCAAAAGCTGACCCTGAAAAAATCAAGGAAATCTTGACTGAAGCTAGTTCAAGAATGGCTCATTTAGATCCAACATCTTGGCCAAAACAGGCAAAAATGGCTGCTGATGGAAAATGGGACGAATTAAAAGAATGGCAAGACAACGCCAAAGGCGGTGTTGAATAG
- the asnS gene encoding asparagine--tRNA ligase has protein sequence MNSYSIKELLNKQPIGDSVEINGWVKTFRSNRFIALNDGSTIHNLQCVVDFENFDDNLLKQISTGAALKISGTLVESQGRGQSVEIQATNVFVHGTADPETYPIQPKKHSLEFLREKAHLRVRTNTFSAVMRVRSTLSFAVHSYFQQNGFYYMNAPIITGSDAEGAGEMFRVSTLDTKNPPLDENGKVDYSQDFFGKETNLTVSGQLEAETYAMGLGKVYTFGPTFRAENSNTSRHLSEFWMIEPEMAFHDLDANMDLTEDFIKWTIQYVLDNCKDDLEFLEKRLLDEEKSKPQNERSEMALIEKLKFVVENNFKRVSYTEALDILKNSKPNKKKKFQFPINEWGADLQSEHERFLVEKHFKCPVILFDYPAKIKAFYMRLNEDEKTVRAMDVLFPGIGEIVGGSQREERLEVLQQKIKDLDIDEKELWWYLDLRRFGTAVHSGFGLGFERLVQFTTGMGNIRDVIPYPRTPQNAEF, from the coding sequence ATGAACTCTTATTCGATTAAAGAATTGCTTAACAAGCAACCAATTGGAGATTCCGTTGAAATAAACGGATGGGTAAAAACATTTAGAAGTAACCGGTTTATTGCCTTAAATGATGGGTCTACCATACACAATTTACAATGTGTCGTTGACTTTGAAAACTTTGATGATAATTTGCTCAAACAAATTTCCACAGGTGCAGCCCTAAAAATTTCAGGCACACTTGTAGAAAGTCAGGGAAGAGGGCAAAGTGTTGAAATTCAGGCTACGAATGTTTTTGTTCATGGTACTGCCGATCCAGAAACATATCCCATTCAGCCAAAAAAACATTCTTTGGAGTTTTTAAGGGAAAAAGCGCACCTAAGAGTTCGCACAAATACATTTTCTGCTGTCATGAGAGTTCGTTCTACCCTATCATTTGCAGTTCATAGTTATTTTCAGCAAAATGGATTTTACTATATGAATGCTCCAATTATTACCGGGTCTGATGCCGAAGGTGCTGGAGAAATGTTCAGGGTGAGTACACTGGACACCAAGAATCCACCCTTAGATGAAAACGGAAAAGTGGACTATTCCCAAGATTTCTTTGGGAAAGAGACAAATCTTACCGTTTCAGGGCAACTGGAAGCTGAAACCTACGCTATGGGACTTGGCAAAGTGTACACTTTTGGACCCACTTTCAGAGCTGAAAATTCGAATACATCTCGACATCTATCGGAATTTTGGATGATTGAACCCGAAATGGCTTTCCATGATTTGGATGCCAATATGGATTTGACCGAAGATTTTATCAAATGGACAATTCAATATGTTTTAGATAATTGTAAAGATGACCTTGAGTTTTTGGAGAAACGCCTTTTGGACGAAGAGAAATCAAAACCTCAAAATGAACGATCGGAAATGGCTTTGATAGAAAAACTCAAATTTGTTGTGGAGAACAACTTTAAAAGGGTTAGTTATACAGAGGCCTTAGATATTCTAAAGAACAGCAAACCAAATAAAAAGAAGAAGTTTCAATTTCCCATCAATGAATGGGGAGCTGACCTGCAAAGTGAACATGAACGTTTCTTGGTAGAAAAACATTTTAAATGTCCTGTCATCCTTTTTGACTATCCAGCCAAAATAAAGGCATTCTATATGCGCTTAAACGAGGACGAAAAGACAGTTAGGGCCATGGATGTACTATTTCCAGGTATTGGAGAAATTGTTGGAGGTTCGCAACGTGAAGAGCGGCTAGAGGTGCTTCAACAAAAAATAAAGGACTTGGATATTGATGAAAAAGAACTCTGGTGGTATCTGGATCTTAGGCGATTTGGAACCGCTGTGCATAGTGGATTCGGACTTGGTTTTGAACGTTTGGTTCAGTTTACGACCGGAATGGGAAATATAAGGGATGTTATTCCTTATCCTAGAACTCCACAGAATGCAGAGTTTTAA
- a CDS encoding DUF4097 family beta strand repeat-containing protein — translation MMKQLIFMVCLSSLVGIQCTEAQKGEFTEVIKKEIPFSNSTENTVIVKNVFGSISVEGYSGSTIMVAVEKTITADNSTDLELGKQELSLQVIQEDDKVFLHPDAPYIEFDKNQLKYNWCNNYQEPPYEHQMDFKIKVPYSVQINVSTVNNGEVSVKNTKGTYLQAENVNGGITLSNVTGKTKVNCINGAVNISYTENPKSPSKYYSLNGDINISYQKALSANISFKSMNGEMFTDFDINKQFMKTNKEQGGKAKYKFEVKPVVQIGNGQVDFDFETLNGNVFIKKI, via the coding sequence ATGATGAAGCAATTAATTTTTATGGTATGTCTATCCTCATTGGTAGGCATACAATGCACAGAAGCACAGAAAGGGGAATTTACAGAGGTAATTAAAAAAGAGATACCGTTTTCCAACAGTACGGAAAATACGGTAATAGTAAAAAATGTTTTTGGCTCTATTTCGGTGGAAGGCTATAGCGGAAGTACGATTATGGTTGCTGTTGAAAAAACAATTACAGCAGACAACTCCACGGATTTGGAGTTGGGAAAACAAGAACTTTCGCTTCAAGTTATTCAGGAAGATGATAAGGTATTCTTACACCCCGATGCACCTTATATTGAGTTTGATAAAAATCAACTTAAATATAACTGGTGCAATAATTATCAAGAACCACCCTATGAACATCAAATGGACTTTAAAATCAAGGTGCCTTATTCGGTCCAGATTAATGTAAGTACAGTGAACAATGGTGAAGTTTCAGTTAAAAACACTAAGGGAACTTATTTACAGGCAGAAAATGTAAATGGAGGGATTACGCTCAGTAATGTTACAGGAAAAACAAAGGTAAATTGTATCAATGGGGCTGTTAATATTTCGTATACTGAAAACCCAAAAAGTCCTTCGAAATATTATTCTTTGAATGGAGACATCAATATATCATACCAAAAAGCACTATCGGCAAATATTTCCTTTAAAAGTATGAACGGGGAAATGTTCACGGATTTTGATATTAACAAACAATTTATGAAAACCAATAAAGAACAGGGAGGTAAGGCGAAATACAAATTTGAGGTCAAACCTGTTGTGCAAATTGGAAACGGCCAAGTTGATTTTGACTTTGAAACTTTAAACGGAAATGTATTCATCAAAAAAATATAA
- a CDS encoding RNA polymerase sigma factor — translation MLKVKSGDLDKLGLLYERHKKRLFGFFYNLGNNPSVSEDLVQNVFERMLKYKESYTGDGSFPAWMFRMARNVNYDYHKKTVKENVSKGISPENVRTGIDDFLNEKIEMEGNTVLLKQALERLPEEKRELLILSKYRDLKFAEIAEIVGCTEGAAKVRVHRALKDLRTIFLQLEIR, via the coding sequence ATGCTCAAAGTAAAATCTGGGGATTTGGATAAACTGGGATTACTGTACGAACGTCATAAAAAAAGATTGTTCGGATTCTTTTACAATTTGGGAAATAACCCTTCCGTTAGTGAGGATTTGGTTCAAAATGTATTTGAAAGAATGCTAAAGTATAAGGAGTCGTATACAGGTGATGGCTCATTTCCAGCTTGGATGTTTAGGATGGCAAGAAACGTGAATTACGATTATCATAAAAAGACGGTGAAAGAAAATGTTTCAAAAGGAATTTCTCCTGAAAATGTTAGAACCGGGATTGATGATTTTCTAAATGAGAAAATTGAAATGGAGGGCAATACGGTTTTGTTGAAACAAGCTCTGGAAAGACTGCCCGAAGAGAAAAGGGAACTATTGATTTTAAGCAAGTATAGAGACTTGAAATTTGCTGAAATAGCAGAAATTGTTGGTTGTACAGAAGGCGCTGCCAAAGTAAGGGTGCATAGAGCCCTAAAGGATTTACGAACAATTTTTTTACAATTGGAAATAAGGTAG
- the tsf gene encoding translation elongation factor Ts gives MAKITAAEVNKLRKTTGAGMMDCKNALVEADGDFEKAIEILRKKGQKVAAKRADRDSSEGAAIAKVSADSSNGVIISLNCETDFVAKNETFVTLANDLADLALDFSSKDDFLAASFNGMSVAEKLTEQTGVIGEKIEIGSFEKLEAPFVGSYIHAGNKIATLVGLSAAVDGAPEAAKDVAMQAAAMNPVALNEEGVDQSVIDKEIEIAKDQLRQEGKPEAMLENIAKGKLKRFFKDNTLVNQAFIKDSKQSVAQYVKSVDSNLEVTGFQRVALG, from the coding sequence ATGGCAAAGATTACCGCCGCAGAAGTAAATAAATTAAGAAAGACCACCGGAGCTGGAATGATGGATTGCAAAAATGCTTTGGTTGAAGCTGATGGTGATTTTGAAAAAGCAATAGAGATCCTTAGAAAAAAAGGACAAAAAGTAGCTGCCAAAAGAGCGGACAGAGATTCCTCTGAAGGTGCAGCTATTGCTAAGGTAAGTGCCGATAGCTCAAATGGGGTAATCATCTCTTTGAACTGTGAGACCGACTTTGTTGCAAAAAACGAAACCTTTGTGACCCTTGCAAATGATTTGGCTGACCTTGCTTTGGATTTTTCCAGTAAAGATGATTTCTTGGCTGCCTCTTTCAATGGAATGAGTGTTGCTGAAAAGTTGACCGAGCAAACTGGTGTTATTGGAGAGAAAATTGAAATTGGAAGCTTTGAAAAATTAGAAGCTCCTTTTGTAGGTTCCTATATTCATGCTGGTAACAAGATTGCAACTTTGGTTGGTTTGTCAGCCGCAGTTGATGGTGCTCCAGAAGCTGCAAAAGATGTTGCTATGCAAGCTGCCGCAATGAATCCGGTTGCTTTGAATGAGGAAGGTGTTGATCAATCCGTTATTGATAAAGAAATTGAGATTGCCAAAGACCAGTTGCGTCAAGAAGGTAAGCCTGAAGCTATGCTTGAAAACATTGCAAAAGGTAAATTGAAGCGTTTCTTCAAGGACAACACCTTGGTAAACCAGGCATTTATAAAAGACAGCAAGCAAAGTGTAGCACAATACGTGAAGTCTGTTGATTCCAATTTGGAAGTTACAGGATTCCAAAGAGTGGCATTGGGATAA
- the pyrH gene encoding UMP kinase: MQYKRILLKLSGEALMGEQQYGIDPVRLSEYAEDIKAVIAKGIEVAIVIGGGNIFRGLSGASQGMDRVQGDHMGMLATVINGLALQSALELQGVETRLQSAIKINEVAEPFIRRRAIRHLEKGRVVIFGGGTGNPYFTTDSAAVLRAIEIKADVILKGTRVDGIYTSDPEKDKNATKFDSISFNEVLSKGLKVMDTTAFTLSQENELPIVVFDMNTRGNLMKLVSGENIGTVVNL; the protein is encoded by the coding sequence ATGCAATACAAAAGAATTTTATTAAAATTAAGCGGAGAAGCCCTAATGGGTGAACAGCAATATGGAATTGACCCAGTACGTCTTTCAGAATACGCAGAAGACATTAAGGCGGTCATTGCCAAAGGTATTGAAGTCGCTATAGTTATTGGTGGAGGTAATATTTTTAGGGGACTTTCGGGTGCAAGCCAAGGTATGGATCGTGTACAAGGCGACCATATGGGCATGCTGGCAACCGTAATCAATGGTCTTGCATTGCAAAGTGCATTGGAACTTCAGGGTGTTGAAACCAGACTGCAATCCGCCATAAAAATCAATGAGGTTGCAGAACCTTTTATTAGACGGAGAGCAATACGGCATTTGGAAAAAGGAAGAGTTGTTATTTTTGGGGGCGGTACTGGAAATCCATATTTCACCACAGATTCTGCAGCAGTTTTGAGAGCTATTGAAATAAAAGCTGATGTTATTCTTAAGGGAACACGAGTGGATGGAATCTATACTTCCGACCCTGAAAAAGATAAAAATGCCACTAAGTTTGATTCCATTTCATTTAACGAAGTTCTTTCTAAGGGGTTAAAGGTCATGGATACCACGGCCTTTACGTTAAGCCAGGAAAACGAACTTCCAATTGTGGTATTTGATATGAATACAAGGGGGAATCTAATGAAATTGGTTTCTGGAGAGAACATTGGAACGGTTGTAAATCTTTAA